The sequence below is a genomic window from Leuconostoc lactis.
TAATGAATTCTAACTTTAACCGCCTTCCTCATGCTTTAGGCCTAGCAAAAGTAACATATGCGAATATGCGACAAAATATTCTAATTGCTGTTGGCGTCGTGATAATACTATTGGTTAGTTTAATATTTAGTGAATGGATGTCTATGTCAATTGGGATGTTGATTCATGAGGCCAGTATTTTAGTAGTTATTTTAAATGCAATGAGATTAAGAGGTTATCAATTAAGATAATTGATCTATATCAAGTATCTTAAAAAGAATGGCCTATATAATTCATTTAAAGGAGTGATAGATATGACTAAAGCAACATTAAAATTAGAAACATTAACTTGTCCATCATGTTTACAAAAAATCGAACGTGGTTTAAAACAGACTGCTGGTGTAAAAAAAGATTCTGTAAAAGTACTTTTCAATGCGAGTAAGGTAAAAGTGGATTTTGATGAAAATCAGGTCAATTTGAATACAATTGAAAAAGCAATTGAAGACTTAGGATACCCAGTAATTAGTTCAAAAGTAAAGGAAGGTGCATAAAATGACAACGGTAAATGAAAGGCAAGAAAAATTAGCTGCCGAACAAGCATATAAAGAACACATTCATCATACTAAGATTAATTCTGCAGCTGTTACAGATCATATACTTGCTAATATTCATACATTACATGTAAAATTGCATCAATATCATTGGTATGTAAAAGGTAAAAATTTCTATGCATTGCATAATGTTTTTGAAAATTTATATAACGAAAATGAGGCATGGTTTGATAAAATTGCAGAACGTTTACTAGCTTCAGGATTTAAGCCAGCATCAACAACTACTGAATTCCAAGAATTTACAACGATTTCTGAAGATTCTTCGGAAAAATATTACACTGCTGATGAGATGGTCCTACAGATAGTAGAAGATTTTAGATCTAATCGTGAATTTACTATTCGTGCAATTCGCTTAGCACAGGAAGAAGAAAATGATGCTTTGGAAGATTCACTAATTAGTTATAAAGCTTATTTAGACGTAAATATTTGGCAACTTCAAGCATTTATTAATAAGGATGCCTTAGAAGACGATGACTATATAGATAACGATTAATTAGGAGAAAAACGGTATGGCATACCATAATCATCATAGTCATGTAGATTGTATACGTTTAGTGCCGATTTTCAATCATCTCAATGATGAACAAATGCATCTAATTGCTCAATCAGCGAATGAAGTACAATACGTAAAGAATGAGCTATTATTTGGG
It includes:
- a CDS encoding heavy-metal-associated domain-containing protein encodes the protein MTKATLKLETLTCPSCLQKIERGLKQTAGVKKDSVKVLFNASKVKVDFDENQVNLNTIEKAIEDLGYPVISSKVKEGA
- a CDS encoding Dps family protein yields the protein MTTVNERQEKLAAEQAYKEHIHHTKINSAAVTDHILANIHTLHVKLHQYHWYVKGKNFYALHNVFENLYNENEAWFDKIAERLLASGFKPASTTTEFQEFTTISEDSSEKYYTADEMVLQIVEDFRSNREFTIRAIRLAQEEENDALEDSLISYKAYLDVNIWQLQAFINKDALEDDDYIDND